One Oncorhynchus kisutch isolate 150728-3 linkage group LG30, Okis_V2, whole genome shotgun sequence genomic window, aataatcagaattatgttatatgttttattttcattatgtttgtgagttacttctcatcagaatgtctatttttgtataatactgtggctgGGTTGCAgtcatctgttctctgtcaggactaagttacttgggccgcagagaggtcAAGCGTGTCATGTGTAAACGTATATTTTAAACCAGGGATGATTGATGGGGAACAAATCTCTTGGCtccactgtgtttgtgtgcaagtcactccctacttttcccatcggggagaggaagaatggttccagacactgccatccatCTTAACCTAAAGGCTCACTTTCCTCTCTGTGAGCTTGTCCAGAATAGGAGTATCTAAATTGACAATTAATGTATCATTGGATgggggtaatgtcttggtaccattttgtacAAAGGATGAgataagagctttgtttaggagacaaaactgaacgataatttatagccaatgctgtctggctaggGGATATTCCTCTGAAGTAAAGTCTCTGTAAGTTCCTAAgacctgtggtttgtcatgtcgtCTAGGGGGGAGGGTGGTGTCTTtcctataaaggatctcagttgcaatgtgtaaggactaagaattcatttatagacactgaattggtctgagagtcacagggttgtgatggagctcataattaaagatggactttatgataactctgacttgtgtggtttgctctcaggatttggtaaatacaggacatTTCCACAACAAAAGGTAAACATTGTTGCTGGTGAGGTATGAAAGACACTGAAACCAAGATCATCTTTGGGGTAAATTCCCCTGATGGGcactctacaaaaaaaaaaatatagaaaGAATTCAAAGGTAAACTACAGCCATTTTCCTGAATTGTTACCTAAGCATGGCCATCAGCCACCTACAATCCCTAAAATTGTCTTGTCAATTTCATCTTGGGGTGGGCTACTGCTGAAAAAGTATAGCCAACAATAAGCAGGTTCACTTATGACAATCTTTCAAATAGCGCTACCACTGCATGAACACCTGCTGTGACTATCATTAGCAAACTAATTTATGCCAAGAGAAGAAAGTGTTACAGTTCAAGAGTAATCAGGACACGAAGTCACAAAACACTGAGCACTCTCATTGAGATCATCTTCTTACAACCAGATGGTCACATCTTGGCTATTTTGTGTAGATACCGGCTCCGCACTACTGGATTTAGGGTACATCTCATCAGGATCATAGCATTTTGACAACCATTagaaacaaacaccattgtaaagtaCTCATTTTATTGAAACATGAAGTCCTTTGACTTGAGCATATCCATACTGGGGATAGTGGAAAGTGATGCACCCTTCAGGCCACCTACAATTAGATGGCTGTAGAGACAGAAAAGACAGCCATCCCTGTAACAGGTTGAAGAATTGTTAGTAACACGCATCTCATTGCCGTTGGGGGATTTTACAGTAAAAtaaccagcacacacacctgacaaGCAAAGTGTTCCAGACCATTACACCAACCAGTCAACTGAATACAGAACACAATGACAGATGAGTAGGTTACAGGTTCAAGTTCATTTGGCATCAAAGCTGATACAATTAAAAGCCAAGTGTAAACTATAGTCTTCAATGCCAAAATCACCAACCTTGTTCTACAGTAGGATATTTTACAAATTCACTGGGGATCCAGGTTTCAGAGTTTTCCACTATTGTGAGCGGTCCAAGAACAGAGTTTTGAACCAGGCCCTGGGGttctgagaaaaaatatataaattactTCAAGCTGCAGTCCCATCAGAACTCAAGAGTGATCAGCTCAAATGAATATGGAACTACAGTTTAGTCAGGCTTGAAATGAAGTGCCTCAAAATACCTGAATCCACACCCCTCTTCAACCGAGGCTTGCAACTCGAGTCACAGCACTTGCAGAGGTCACTTTGAGACGGGTCGTCCAGCAGCTCCCATCTATGAATAAAAAAAGTTGGCTGTTGCATTGGCACTAACGTCATTATGGTCGTTATGTGACCAATACTTACTCTCCAGTCTCTTTAATGTAGTGGCAAGCCTTCTTTTCTATATCAAAAACCTCAGGGTCCCATGCAACAAGCTTACAATGAATATACACCTGGGGTGAAATAAGAGAACAGTCAAGAGCTACAGTATGAAAACAACCCAGTCATACCGAGAACTTGTGGTCCACTCACTTCCTCGCCTAAGGCAAACTTGAAGGACTGCAGGTAAAGCAGAATAGCAGACGAGTGGTACCTAGGCAGGAACCTGGAGTTCCCAGTCTTCCCATCTGCAAGGCAACTGAAAATGCATTGTGCAATGAGCAGACAAACAGAACTTCCATCCAGCAAATAAGCTaactttaaaatgtattcaatacttTTCAACATTTGAGTAGGCTGTGTAGCGCTAGGCagtcaaaaaccaaaacgtgcaccctacATGGCCATAGCCAGGTCTGGTACACACCCCTTGTTGGTGATGATGGGGTACACCAGGCTCGCAGACTGCAGTTCTGGTGTTGTGGCCGCCACACACTCCTCCAAGAGCAGCAGCAAGGGCTGATGGTCCTTCTGATCCACTGCTGCCCAGATGGGGATGAAAGAGCCCAGGGGAAACAGGCTGCTCTTAGCCAGACCAGTAAGGTCTTCTACATTCAGAGAGGGGAAGGGGCGCAATGCTCATCGTACTGTACAGCCACAGGTTTCAACTAGCTTTGGGCAGTGTCCTCTGCTAGGAATttctttaccaggtaagttgactgaacaTATTCTTACAATAATTGATGTTGTATGAGTCACTCACCATTGAGGAGTGCCATGTGGAAAACCAATCCTCCATGACCCTCAGCACTACCATAGGCAGGGATAAGGAATGGGGGAATCCATCCCTCAGGTCTACATACAAGGGGGAATGTTTAGTTTAATAATGAAGGTGGCAAAGGCTTAGGAAGATTTGATTCCAACACCATAGCTAGAGTACACTACACCCAATAGAGCCCTAAAACTCAActcagttccactgcatttaaaaaaaaacttcattcccctctaattagggactgatttagacctgggacaccaggtgtgtgcaattaatgatAAAGTAGAACCGAAAGACAGCAGGCGCCAGACCTcttagggtaagagttgagtacccctggcaTAGATGCTTACCTTATGTAAACACACTTAATATGGTGACTAATAGCAGCAGGTTTGGGCTTTCGGTTAGGTCTGTAAGTCAGGCTGGTTGAATAGATGTGTTTTTTGCAAGTCACCTGGGGAATAGAAGGAGAAGCATTAGTTGTCGCAGGATCCAAAATGAAATAATTTGGGTCAAGAGTTAGACATTACCCGTTTCTTGATGGCACAGCCATTGAGGTTGTAGTGGAATGTCGCCATCCCTTCTCCCGTGGGAAGAACAGAAAATGTGGAcggaacacagtgtccaaggaaaagACGGGCAGCATGTTCAACCAACTCTGGACTGACCTTCCATGTCACTTTAATGGAGTGTTTCTCACAATCCACATTAAAATCTAAAAATATAAAATGTGATAATGTCATCATTCACATCTCAAGAGCCAACACCACAACTTGGCTAGTCTGTTAGGCGGTCAGCATGAGATAATAGCCTATTCAAGTTAACATGGTATCAGCGCTACATAATCATATTATACGTTCATTATTAGACGTACCTTCGTTGGCAACGCTTGCTGCTACGACAGCCAAAAGAATTGCACATTGCCAAAGGAGAGACATGACTGAATGATCTAGGAGTGCCTACAAACTAGAAATATTTATGGACCAATTGATCCTAATCATCTTAATTCTGAACACCTGTGAGAGGTCAAGGAGCGATAATTATAGACCTAAAAACATACCAACATCATCAGTTTTGGTATTTCCTGGTCTGAAAACATCCTTGAATTTTTATGGGTTTTAAAAGTAAAAATTGTAATAGTCACATCTTTTCCCAAATAAAGTAGTCTGCAAAGCGTCTCACAAAACACGATGGACGGACGGAATAGTGACTTACACAGGAAATAAATTTGAATCAAAAAGATTGAACAATCTGGTTTGCTCAATTTGACAGTACCACACTAAGTGTGGATTAGGTATTTTATACACCGATTTAAAGCGTATTTTATGCGACAGTCAAAATGCTGATCAAGGTTAAGGTAAGGACCAGCCATTTAATTGGTGGCCAAGACCGCTAGTTTACATACTGAATGATCATCTCATCACCGATCTAGCTATCTGCCGTAGCTAAATATATGAATAGATCTGAAAAGCGCTATATAGTGGGCATCGCAGCAGGCCATTGGCATACCCGTATATAATGCAGAGTTCGCTAACATTaactatactgaaccaaaatataaacgtcGCAAGCAACAATGAAAGATTTTtctgagttacatttcatataaggaaatcagtcaattgaattaaattcattaggccccaatctatggatttcacaggactgggcaggggcgcagccatgggtgggactGGGAGAGCAGGGGTGCAGCAATGGATGGGACTGGGAGGGCAAGTGCGCAGCCACAGGGGAGCCAGGCCAGgccaagccaatcagaattagtttttccccacaaaagggctttattacagacagaaatactcctcagtttcatcagctgtcagggtTGCTGGTTTCAGAGGatccctcaggtgaagaagccagatgtggacgtcctgggctggagtggtaacacgtggtctgcggttgtgaggccggttggacgtactgccaaattctctaaaacgacattggaggcggcttaaggtagagaaattaacagtcaattctctggcaaaagctttGGTGGActttcctacagtcagcatggcaattgcaTTTTGTATGCTATTTTGTATGCTATTGTATGTGTGAACGATGGCTAGCTCCTCGAAATCCCAGTCCCTCCTATTGTGCATCTGTTGTAGAAAGAGGCAACGATTCTCAGAACATATGTtctctacaaatgttttatttccttttggatgcaggTATGTGGTTTtatctatgtaaaatatgttatgtATAAGGAGAGTCTTTATTAATTTTTGTATTCgaaaatcattttgatgcactgagagaaagaggtgacgattctcagaacatatgtgctctacaaatgttttatttccttttggatgcagatGCAAGATGCAGAGAGTGAGTTCTGCTTAATTAAAAGTACCTGGTCTCCAAAGTCCACGTCTATAGTCTCAATCAACCACACACAGCGCAGAGTTACAGTGGTGCAGTATAGCACTGGTTACATTGGTGCCTTCTAGACCCGGATTCATCGTTGATCGACGTCAGCTCAATCACCGCGGCGTTGCTGCTCTAGAGACTAATTATATCATTGAGGTACTCTTGCCGCCTTGTGGCAAAAATCGGAACTACAGTATTTTTTCCTGTTTATTGTTTTTCTGACAACGATGTATTGAGAGCGCTGTTTATAGTTAACCAACATAGAAGTGTGTTCATCAACAGACATTTTAACGTAACATTAGTGGTTTAGTGGCATGGCATCTTATAATGGTGATGAACCCAAATTCACTGCTGGTCGGGAGAGGTTTTTCTCATACTCTGATCAAACCACTGTAAAGTGTGTAAGTGCAGGAGGTTCCTCCATGTTTTGCTCCACAAAAAAATTGGATGAAATCCCTTCATCTAGTGTTAATTCAAATGCCCCTGTAGATGGTCTAGCTGAGCTGGTCACTCAGCTAGCCCGGGAAATAGGGAGCTCCACAAGTCTGCTGAGAAATGGACTGCGAGTGAAGTACAGGAGAGAATCTATGAACATGAATGCCGCAGGAAGGCCACCATGTGTCAATCTACCGCTGTATCCTCAAAGCAAGTAACAGTACATTCCCAGATAACTCCATGTGAAGGCGGGGTCAATGCTGGTGCGTGCAGTGACACTTCTCTCACATCAAGTGCCAAACAAGATGGGCAGAGTGCAAGCATCGAGAGACTCATTCACCTGCTTGAACGTACCTTAGAGAAGAGCACACCAcccattatcaaatcaaatcaaatcaaatttatttatatagcccttcgtacatcagctgatatctcaaagtgctgtacagaaacccagcctaaaaccccaaacagcaagcaatgcaggtgtagaagcatggctaggaaaaactccctagaaaggccaaaacctaggaagaaacctagagaggaaccaggctatgtggggtggccagtactcttctggctgtgctgggtggagattataacagaacatggccaagatgttcaaatgttcataaatgaccagcatggtccaataataataaggcagaacagttgaaactggagcagcagcacggccaggtggactggggacagcaaggagtcatcatgtcaggtagtcctgaggcatggtactagggctcaggtcctccgagagagagaaagaaagagagaaagagagaattagagagagcacacttaaattcacacaggacaccgattaggacaggagaagtactccagatataacaaactgaccctagccccccgacacataaactactgcagcataaatactggaggctgagacaggaggggtcaggagacactgtggccccat contains:
- the LOC109874800 gene encoding uncharacterized protein LOC109874800; its protein translation is MSLLWQCAILLAVVAASVANEDFNVDCEKHSIKVTWKVSPELVEHAARLFLGHCVPSTFSVLPTGEGMATFHYNLNGCAIKKRVTCKKHIYSTSLTYRPNRKPKPAAISHHIKCVYIRPEGWIPPFLIPAYGSAEGHGGLVFHMALLNEDLTGLAKSSLFPLGSFIPIWAAVDQKDHQPLLLLLEECVAATTPELQSASLVYPIITNKGCLADGKTGNSRFLPRYHSSAILLYLQSFKFALGEEVYIHCKLVAWDPEVFDIEKKACHYIKETGEWELLDDPSQSDLCKCCDSSCKPRLKRGVDSEPQGLVQNSVLGPLTIVENSETWIPSEFVKYPTVEQVDWLV